From the genome of Loxodonta africana isolate mLoxAfr1 chromosome 4, mLoxAfr1.hap2, whole genome shotgun sequence:
cactcctggcaatatatcctagagaaataagagccgttacaggaacagatatatgcacacccatgtttattgcagcactgtttacaatagcaaaaacatggaagcaaccaaggtgcccgtcaacacatgaatggataaataaattatggtatattcacacgatggaatactacacatcgataaagaacagtgagaaatctgagaaatgtttcataacttggaggaacctggaaggcattgtgctgagtaaaattagttgcaaaaggacaaatattgtataagacttgagaaatagtttaaactgagaagaaaacattcttttgtggttacaagatgggggaggaagggagggtgggagaggggtattcactaattagatagtagataagaactactttaggtgaagagaaagacagcacacagtacaggggaggtcagcacaattggactaaaccaaaagcaaagaagtttcctgaataagccgaatgcttcgaaggccagtgtagcaggggcaggggtctggggaccatggtttcaggggacatctaagtcaattggcataataaaatctattaacaaaacattctgcattccactttgaagagtggcatttggggtctaaacgctagcaagcagccatctaagatgcatcaattggtctcaacccacctggatcaaaggagaatgaagaacaccaaggacacaaggtgactacaagcccaagagacagaaagggccacttgaaccggcgactacatcatcctgagaccagaagaactagatggtgcccggctacaactgatgactgccctgacagggaacacaacagagaacccctgagggagcaggagagcagtgggatgccgaccccaaattctcataagaccagacttaatgatctgactgagactggagggaccccagtggtcatggcccccagaacttctgttggcccaggacaggaaccattcctgaagccaactcttcagacatggattggactggacaatgcgttggagagggatgctggtgaggagtgggcttcttggatcagatggacacgtgagactatgttggcatctcctgcctggagggcagacgagagggtggagggggttagaagctggcgaaatggacatgaaaagagacagtggagggagagagcaggctgtctcattagggggagagtaattgggagtgtgtagcaaggtgtatatgggtttttgtgtgagagaatgacttgatttgtaaactttcacttaaagcacaataaaaattatttttcaaaaatgtcgttggaatttggatcagaattgcattgtatctatagatggcttttggaagaatagacatttttacaatgttaagtcttcctatccatgagcaaggtatgtttttccacttctgttagtctcttctggtttcttgcagtagtgtcttgtagttttctttgtataggtcttttatgtctctggtaagatttattcctaagcattctatcttcttgggggctactgtaaatggtattggtttggtgatttcctctttgatgttctttttgttgctgtagaggaatccaactaacttttgtgtgtttatcttgtatcctgatactttgctgaagtcttctattggtttcagcagttttctggaggattctttagggttttctgtgtataagatcatgccatctgcaaatggagatatttttacttcttccttaccaaattggatgccctttatttccttatctagcctaattgctctggctaggacctccagcacaatgttgaataagagtggtgataaagggcatccttgtctaattCCCAGTCTCAGggtgaatgctttcagaatctctccatttaggatgatgttggctgtcggctttgtataaatgtcctttattattttgaggaattttccttctattcctgttttgctgagagtttttatcacgaatgggcgctggactttgtcaaatgccttttctgcatcaattgataaaatcatgtgattcttgtcttctgttttatttatgtggtggattacattaattatttttctaatgtagaaccacccctgcatgcctggtatgaatctcacttggtcatggtgaattattattattattattttgatatgttgttgaattctattggttgaggatttttgcatctacgtttcTTAGGGacataagtctataattttctttttttgtggcgtctttacctggttttggtatcgggtatatgctggcttcatagcatgagtttgggagtattctgtccttttctatgctctaagtacctttagtagtagtggtgttacctcttctctgacactctgatagaactctgcagtgaagccgtcagggccagggattttttttgttggaagttttttgattaccttttcaatctcttcttttgttatgtgtctattttgttgttctacctctgtttgtattagtttaggtaggtagtgtgtttctaggaattcatctgtttcttctaggttttcaaatgtggtagagtacaatttttcatagtaatctgatatgattcttttaacgtcagatgggtctgttgtggtatctcccttctcatctcttattcaggttatttgtttcctttcctgtttttcttttgtcagtctggccaatggtttatcaattttgttaattttttcgaagacaaagcttttggtctttttaactctttcaattgtttttctcttctcaaattcatttaattctactctaatttttattattagttttcttctggtgcttgaggggtttttttgttgttgatgatgctctctttctgtttattaaagttgCAGGGACAGTtatttgattttggtccttttttctttttgtatgggtgcatttattgatataaattgacctctgagcactgcattcTCTGAATAACACAAAATTTAAGTAATAAGGTAGATTGTTACACTGACAAGAGCTCAAATATATTCTGGAATTAAAAATCCAGTGACTATAAACATGAATGTGTTCGATAAAATCTTCAGGTGACTCACAACATAGATCTAGGGAGATGGAGGCATTAAGCACAATGATATCTGCATTGAATAAGGTTGTTTTCATGAagtgaaagaggaaaaaataacatTTGTATACTAATTTATTaggttaatattttaaataatacaatATTCAACACATGGATAtgtgaataaaaacaaaacaaaaacaaaccaaacccattaccactgagtggataccaactcatagcaaccatatatgacggagtagaagtgccccatggagttgccaaggagtgactggtggattcaaactgctgacgtttttggttaacagccatagctcctaaccactacaccaccatctAAATTTAACCTAGTGGAGGAAAGTGAGGCGTTTCCCTCTTCTCTTCAGGAATTACCAAAAAAACAACCAGGAGAACTAGAAGCATAAAGTAAACTCCAatcaccaaaattaaaattaaaagaccTTAAAATCTCTGAACCAAAAACAGAAGAAGGACTCACAGAAATAGAAAAGTATAATCAAAAGGGTCAGGAATACTGAGAGGGATGCTTATAGCTGCAGATCCAAGAAAAGGCCAGTGAAGAACACTCTCAAAAACcgacaaaacaaaaccaaacaacatTGTAAgcacaaagcaaaaccaaacaaagcCTCGCATTGAGGTTTTTCTACATACCAGGCACTGTTGACTCATTTAACTCATGCAAAGTCAATGCCAATGGCACTTCCTCAGGTCTAAACCCAAGAATCCCTTGTTTGCAACAACGGGAACAGGGTGTGTGGGCTGGGGGCAAGACCCCATTTGTCATGAAGCCTCCAGATGCTATGAAGCCAAGGCTGAATAACGAAGCAGAGGTAAGCCTCATTTGTAGCACAATTTCttggtaagaaaaagaaaacacagagactGAATTGTAAACCACCCACCAGTGATCTTGATTGACTGGCTAGGATTAAAGATTAAAAGGATTATTCACACAGTCCTGGAATATGGCCCCAATATCTCCCCTCAGGGGCCAGGTGGCACAGAagttatgcacttggctgctaaaccactagccgctccatgggagaaagatgtgacagtctgcttccataaagatttacagccttggaaaccctctgggcagcTCTATTCAGTCCTaaggagtcactatgagtcagaattcaactcAGAATACATTCTGCAACGTATGGCTATGCCAGGAGGACTTTACCTCAATCAAAGATGATTACTATCCAGTAAGGAAAAATCTCAGGGCCCACAAAAGATACTACACGGTAAAAAatcaaaggaacagaaaaaacaaaaggcagaaaAAGGACACTCACCAGAAAAAAAGTCACTGTGAAATATTAACAAACAGCTCAATGAAATAATTACCtctagatcaaaggagaacgaagggACCatagactaaaacaataaaatataaaacattagatTGCAGAGTTcagaaaaaaagcagagaaaataagtaaataaaggaaGCCATGTCAGAAACAAAGGCCAAACTAAAAGCAGCACAAAGGGATTAGACATTGCTGAATGCCCAATGATGGACATACAGAAGAAGGCTGAGAGAAGCCAGCAATATGACATGAGGATCGGAGAGTGTGAAAAGAGCTGCAAGCAAAAATATAACTATGAAAGACAAAACAGTTTCCAAGCATAATTGGAAACCATAAGGAAAAGAGAATATACATGAGAGACTGGAGAttgtatacacagagagagaaccCACACTGCAGAAAGGCATAAAGAAGGGAAGCTGCTAGAAGGATATACAAGGAACCGGTAACAGTGCTTTCCTACAAATAGGGGAACTGAGTGGCTGGGAAATAGTCTTAATTGAAGCACATACTTTGTTTCATAAATGGGTGTTACATATTCAATTTTAAATATGTGAATAAATgtgtaaataaaaaatattcaatattaTAAGTAGACATTCAACTATGTCTACACCGGGAAAAAGGTAAATACGTAAGAGAAATTTCCTTAGCTTCTAGATTTAACTACTAgtttatagaaaatacagagagggtGGTGGGTATATAGGAGTTCATTTTGTTGTTCTACTTTTTCAGCtgaataaataattaaaagaaaaaatttttaacttaATATTGGCTTTTATTGAGAACACAGTGATCCTTCTGTTGGGGCATATGCAATGGATTACATCTGATCTCTAATGTCCCAAATGGCAGGAAAGATTAGGTCGGGGAGAAGAGATCACTCAGTATCACTCGGTGCATTGTGATACACAACCATAAAACGTCCAACCTTTGCTGGAGACAGTGACTAACTCCTGACTACAGTGAATTGGGAATAGTCTTATTGTATTGTGATCAAGTCAAAGCTGGAAGGCAGGAGAATTTTTCCCTGACTAAAGGAAACTAAAACAGCAACCCTCACATTTCATAACTTTTCTAATAACCTGGGTGTGATCTCACTCTTTGCAAAGCTCAGCCCTTCCCACCTAGCaagctctccttccagggctgAGCCCAGCCCATTCTCACCATATATAAAGTGTGCTGGGAAGCCCTGCTCAGAGTTTCCCTCCTGTCAGCTCCACACCACAGCTTCTCACACTTTCCTCACCTTCTCATCTTTAGAGAACCATGTCTAGCAAATCCACCATCATCCGCCGTGGCTTCAGCACCAGCTCGGCCAGAGTCCCTGGAGTAAACCGCTCAGGCTTCAGCAGCGTCTCAGTGTCCCGCTCCAGGGGCGGTGGTGTCCTCGGTGGGGCCTGTGGAGGAGCTGGCTTTGGCAGCAGGAGCCTCTATGGCCTGGGGGGCTCCAAGAGTATCTCCATTGGAGGGGGCAGCTACATCACAGGGGGTGGATGTGGCAGCAGAGTTGGAGGTGGCTATGGCTTTGGAGGAGGAGCCGGGAGCGGATTTGGTTTTGGCGGTGGAGCTGGTGGTGGCTTTGGGCTTGGTGGTGGAGCTGGCTTTGGTGGTGGCTATGGGGGCTTCCCTGTCTGCCCACCTGGAGGCATCCAAGAGGTCACTGTCAACCAGAATCTCCTCACTCCTCTGAACCTGCAAATTGACCCCACCATCCAGCGAGTGAGGACTGAGGAACGGGAACAGatcaagaccctcaacaacaagTTTGCTTCCTTCATCGACAAGGTGAGACATGACAATGTTTTTCTCTCCATCAGGTATTTCAGAGTCTTCTAACTGAGAAACAATGAGTTTGCTGCCAGTGGGGAGACttaggaggagagaggaggggccCTGATTAGCATTCCACGAGGATGCCACACTGGCTCCATGTTGGCAACAGGCAGAGGTGATgcaaataattttgaaataattaatcTCTTCAGTGGCCCTCATTCCTGCCTAGCAAGAGTTATCAGCTTCTGACGATCCTGAAATatagaaaagaaatagaagaatgtAATGTGTTCCCTTTTACTTGTGAAGTTTCTAAGCAATTACAAAGGAAAGTCCAGTCATAAAGAGCCCTGAGCTCTGGAAAGGAGGGGGAAAatatgagtttatgttaatagtggaGGAAGAACTTGGAAAAGGAGAGCTAAAAACTCTGCACAACTTGATGacagtaatcaatgtcactgaatggtacacatAGAAATCATTGAATTGGTGTACCTTTTTTGCATGTATTttcttcaaaaattaaaataagttatttaaaaaataataaggaaAGAATATTTTGCCCAGGTGCAGAAGCATTTATAGAATTTATAGAAATAAGAGCTTATTctagaaaaagaggatgaccatCACTCAAGAATGTTTAAGAGGATACTCATGCACTGAATGGGAACTTGGATTCCAATCTAGCAATTAGGGAACAGTTAACATCCCTTCTAATTGCTCCCCAAAtgaaactctttgccatcaagttgattctggctcacagtgacccaataggacagagtagaaatacccccatagagtttcaaggctgtgatctttagggaagcagactgccacatttttctcccacacacAGGTTCATGAGTTCAAACCCTGAACCTTTTGGTTCGATTGTGCTTAACCAATGAGCAACCAGggctactactaaaaaaaaaagttttgtagaATAAATCCTGTAAATGCTATTTTGTTAACAAAATTTATGTTTCTTCTGCTCAAGAGGGCAGACAGTGTTGAAAATCACTGATAGGCTACGTAACTACGGGCTGAGAAAAGCTCAAAAACCCTTGGGGGAGTTCCATGGAGGGTCTGCGAGGTGTGAAGGAAAAACATTTGGGAAGCAGAACTCTCAGCTTCAGCCCTGAGCTGCTCCTCCAAGGCCAGAACCATGGAGACCTCCCAGACCTGCTTGGAGACCTGAGAACACAGgcacttctttctttcctttgcctACGCATGACCACTTGTTTCCTTCCCCTCCAGGTACGGTTCCTGGAGCAGCAGAACAAGGTCCTAGACACCAAGTGGACCCTGCTCCAGGAGCAGGGCACCAAGACCGTGAGGCAGAACCTGGAACCCTTGTtcgagcagtacatcaacaaccTCCGCACGCAGTTGGACAGCATCCTTGGGGAGAGAAGCCGCCTGGACTCTGAGCTCAGAGGCGTGCAGGACCTGGTC
Proteins encoded in this window:
- the LOC135231204 gene encoding keratin, type II cytoskeletal 6A-like, whose translation is MSSKSTIIRRGFSTSSARVPGVNRSGFSSVSVSRSRGGGVLGGACGGAGFGSRSLYGLGGSKSISIGGGSYITGGGCGSRVGGGYGFGGGAGSGFGFGGGAGGGFGLGGGAGFGGGYGGFPVCPPGGIQEVTVNQNLLTPLNLQIDPTIQRVRTEEREQIKTLNNKFASFIDKVRFLEQQNKVLDTKWTLLQEQGTKTVRQNLEPLFEQYINNLRTQLDSILGERSRLDSELRGVQDLVEDYKKKYEDEIHKRTAAENEFVTLKKDVDAAYMNKVELQAKVDSLTDEINFLKVFYDAELSQMQTHISDTSVVLSMDNNRNLDLDSIIAEVKAQYEEIAQRSRAEAESWYQTKYEELQITAGRHGDDLRTTKQEISEINRVIQRLRSEIDHVKKQCANLQAAIADAEQRGEMALKDAKNKLADLEDALQKAKQDMARLLKEYQELMNVKLALDVEIATYRKLLEGEECRWVTHTTFSNF